A genomic segment from Triticum dicoccoides isolate Atlit2015 ecotype Zavitan chromosome 1A, WEW_v2.0, whole genome shotgun sequence encodes:
- the LOC119294933 gene encoding disease resistance protein RGA5-like: MAGEIVTVASGVMNPLIGKLKALMGDEYGKFTGVRKQASFLEKELSAMNAALQKLELMDDELDPTVKDWVDHVRDMSYDMENCIDDFVHQFRADDAKAGFIEKITQFIKKFRQRLRIADRMEELKTLALEANDRRERYKIDDWKPASGHVPVDPRLRAVYQEADTLVGIDGPREEVVTRLMDTRKKLKVVSIVGLGGLGKTTLAKQVYDKIDSQFDCKAFFSVSQRPDMSELLNNLQYKLGMNDPVSSHARKVDDIIKELREHLKEKRYLIVVDDVWDESAWNIIKCAFPEEGNGSRVIVTTRVEGVAIVACQNDREGMYRLKPLSEENSRMLFLNRVFGSAHGCPPQLEDIMAEILKKCHGLPLAVITIASLLASEERSRKGWESIRDSLGAQSATNPTLEEMKSILNLSYMHLPAYLRACFLYLGMYAEDCEIPRDDLVRQWIAEGFISSLHVQDLEDVGRSYFNELINRSMIQPYENDEEEVCCRVHDMMLDLILSKCAEDNFVSVAYNYEGMARLHGSKYKIRRLSLTSFVGDGATISVSLSQVRSFALSGNSMPPLLLFKYLRVFRIDQDSSSGVMGTLDLTAICQLFQLRYLYVSVSRLVQLPAELKGLIYLETLAIPFADLKSIPSDIVHLSRLSYLSFGMEEGLPEWIGDMKSLRSLIIYRMVTNPSMKAIMGLGELTDLRELVIYVGSFEKPKLDALAYSIGQLCNLKYLRFYGSHSKVDNQLGSLSNPFQHIEECRGSVLNFHRVPKWMGGLHCLRILDLRVEETSTEEVHLLGELPSLVKLEFSLSHLPKERVILGRGLFLVLEHFTFHSKEDIMAYLGFQAGAMPNLRTLALNSAEWGGSIPVGMEHLLCLQKIKLYQNYSRDATMVSAFRDALSVHPNRPSVE, encoded by the exons ATGGCTGGCGAAATTGTGACCGTGGCGAGTGGGGTGATGAACCCCCTCATCGGCAAGCTCAAAGCACTCATGGGTGACGAGTACGGCAAGTTCACAGGGGTCAGGAAGCAGGCTTCGTTCCTTGAGAAGGAACTCAGCGCCATGAACGCTGCCCTCCAGAAGCTCGAGCTCATGGATGATGAGCTCGATCCAACTGTCAAGGACTGGGTGGATCATGTTAGGGATATGTCCTATGACATGGAGAATTGTATTGACGACTTCGTGCACCAATTTCGAGCTGATGATGCCAAGGCAGGCTTCATAGAGAAGATTACTCAATTCATCAAGAAGTTTCGACAACGCCTTCGGATAGCCGACCGGATGGAAGAGCTCAAGACTCTTGCCTTGGAGGCGAATGATCGACGTGAGAGATATAAGATTGATGATTGGAAGCCTGCCTCTGGCCATGTGCCTGTTGACCCTCGGCTGCGAGCGGTATATCAGGAGGCAGATACTCTCGTGGGCATTGATGGCCCAAGGGAGGAGGTTGTCACTCGGTTGATGGATACTCGGAAGAAACTCAAGGTGGTATCCATTGTGGGATTAGGTGGTCTTGGTAAAACTACACTTGCCAAACAGGTCTATGACAAGATTGACTCGCAATTTGATTGCAAGGCATTCTTTTCAGTTTCACAGAGGCCTGATATGAGTGAGCTACTCAACAATTTACAATATAAACTTGGGATGAACGACCCCGTTTCATCTCACGCTCGCAAGGTTGACGACATCATTAAAGAGCTAAGGGAACATCTGAAAGAGAAAAG GTACCTTATTGTTGTTGACGATGTGTGGGATGAATCAGCTTGGAATATTATTAAGTGTGCTTTTCCAGAAGAGGGTAATGGAAGTAGAGTAATAGTTACAACACGAGTAGAAGGTGTAGCTATCGTAGCCTGTCAGAATGACCGTGAGGGCATGTACAGATTGAAACCTCTCAGTGAAGAAAACTCAAGAATGTTATTCTTGAATAGAGTATTTGGGTCTGCACATGGTTGTCCACCCCAACTTGAAGACATCATGGCTGAGATTTTGAAGAAGTGTCATGGATTGCCACTTGCAGTTATCACAATAGCTAGCCTATTAGCAAGTGAAGAAAGAtcaaggaaggggtgggagagtatAAGGGATTCTTTGGGTGCCCAGTCTGCTACAAATCCTACCTTGGAAGAGATGAAGAGTATATTAAACCTTAGCTACATGCATCTTCCTGCTTATCTGCGGGCATGTTTTTTGTACCTTGGTATGTATGCTGAGGATTGCGAAATCCCAAGGGATGATCTGGTTCGACAATGGATAGCTGAAGGCTTTATCAGTAGTTTgcatgtgcaagatctggaggatgtTGGTAGGAGTTATTTCAATGAGCTTATCAACAGAAGCATGATTCAGCCTTATGAAAATGATGAGGAGGAGGTGTGTTGCAGAGTACACGACATGATGCTTGACTTGATCCTAAGCAAGTGCGCTGAAGATAACTTTGTAAGTGTGGCATACAATTATGAAGGCATGGCAAGATTGCATGGCAGCAAATACAAGATTCGTCGATTATCTCTGACATCCTTTGTTGGTGATGGAGCAACTATTTCTGTTAGCCTATCACAAGTTCGATCATTTGCACTGTCGGGAAACTCCATGCCTCCTCTTTTGTTGTTCAAGTACCTCCGGGTGTTCAGAATTGATCAGGACAGTTCTAGTGGAGTCATGGGGACCCTTGACCTCACCGCTATTTGCCAATTGTTTCAGCTGAGGTACTTGTATGTTTCAGTATCACGTCTTGTACAGCTCCCAGCTGAACTTAAAGGGCTTATTTACTTGGAGACGCTGGCCATACCTTTTGCAGATCTCAAGAGCATCCCCTCAGATATAGTTCATTTGTCTCGCTTGTCCTATCTTAGTTTTGGTATGGAAGAAGGGCTGCCTGAATGGATTGGGGATATGAAATCACTACGCAGTCTGATAATATATCGTATGGTGACCAATCCGAGCATGAAGGCCATTATGGGTCTTGGCGAGCTTACCGATCTTAGGGAACTGGTAATCTATGTGGGGTCTTTTGAGAAGCCAAAACTTGATGCTTTGGCCTACTCCATTGGACAGCTTTGTAACCTCAAATATCTTCGATTCTATGGGTCTCATTCTAAAGTCGATAACCAGCTGGGCTCATTATCCAATCCTTTTCAACATATCGAGGAATGTCGCGGGTCTGTATTGAATTTCCATAGAGTTCCCAAATGGATGGGTGGTCTCCATTGCCTTCGTATCCTCGATCTGCGTGTGGAGGAGACGTCAACTGAGGAGGTTCATCTTCTTGGGGAGCTTCCCTCCCTCGTCAAACTTGAATTTAGTTTGTCGCATCTCCCTAAAGAAAGGGTTATATTGGGAAGAGGACTATTCCTGGTTCTGGAGCACTTCACATTTCACTCAAAGGAAGACATTATGGCATACCTGGGATTTCAGGCAGGGGCCATGCCCAACTTACGAACCCTCGCTCTCAATAGCGCGGAGTGGGGTGGCAGTATACCAGTCGGCATGGAGCACCTGTTATGCCTCCAGAAGATCAAACTGTATCAGAATTACTCTCGTGATGCAACCATGGTTTCTGCGTTCCGGGATGCCTTATCAGTGCACCCAAACCGCCCTTCTGTTGAATAG